In one Bradyrhizobium sp. 4 genomic region, the following are encoded:
- a CDS encoding ABC transporter ATP-binding protein: MSEAAPHLVVRGVSKTYGPTTVLDHIDLTIRRGELVTLLGPSGCGKTTLLRAIAGLAQPDTGKVELAGRDVTHVPPHKRNVGVVFQSYALFPHLTVAGNIAFGLKVRGAARREIDAAVERALSLVKLGHLAGRRISALSGGQQQRVALARAIAVEPDVLLFDEALSALDRKLREEMQVELRRLLQDVKATAIFVTHDQDEALTMSDRVAVMNKGRIEQLAEPRELYLRPASLFALNFVGLSTRIAGTVLAAGNGKVEVETRVGRLSALGNFQAGSPVIVAARPEQLRIGEQSEANTAAGRVRSVVFQGSRTLVDVDAGAGESLLAELSGRDGAIPVVHDEIRLSWPVTETFAFPMEAQA, encoded by the coding sequence ATGAGCGAAGCCGCCCCGCATCTCGTCGTTCGCGGCGTCTCCAAGACATACGGACCCACGACGGTCCTCGACCACATCGACCTGACCATCCGCCGCGGCGAGCTGGTGACGCTGCTCGGCCCGTCCGGCTGCGGCAAGACCACGCTGCTCCGTGCCATTGCCGGCCTGGCGCAACCCGACACCGGCAAGGTCGAACTCGCCGGGCGCGACGTTACCCACGTGCCGCCGCACAAGCGCAATGTCGGCGTGGTGTTCCAGAGCTATGCGCTGTTTCCGCATCTCACCGTCGCCGGCAATATCGCATTCGGGCTCAAGGTGCGCGGCGCGGCCAGGCGCGAGATCGACGCCGCGGTGGAGCGCGCGCTGTCGCTGGTCAAGCTCGGCCACCTCGCCGGCCGGCGCATCTCGGCGCTGTCCGGCGGCCAGCAGCAGCGCGTGGCCCTGGCGCGCGCCATCGCGGTCGAGCCTGACGTGCTGCTGTTCGACGAGGCGCTGTCCGCGCTCGATCGGAAATTGCGCGAGGAGATGCAGGTCGAGCTGCGCCGCCTGCTCCAGGACGTGAAGGCAACCGCGATCTTCGTGACGCACGACCAGGACGAGGCGCTGACCATGTCCGACCGCGTCGCGGTCATGAACAAGGGACGCATCGAGCAGCTCGCCGAGCCGCGCGAGCTGTATCTGCGGCCCGCAAGCCTGTTCGCACTCAACTTCGTCGGGCTCTCGACGCGGATTGCCGGCACGGTGCTGGCGGCCGGCAACGGCAAGGTCGAGGTCGAGACCAGGGTCGGCCGCTTGTCGGCGCTCGGCAATTTCCAGGCGGGTTCGCCTGTCATCGTCGCAGCACGCCCCGAGCAGTTGCGGATCGGCGAGCAAAGCGAAGCGAATACGGCCGCCGGCCGGGTCCGCTCCGTGGTGTTCCAGGGCTCACGCACACTGGTCGACGTCGATGCCGGGGCCGGTGAAAGCCTGCTCGCCGAGCTCTCCGGGCGCGACGGCGCGATCCCTGTCGTGCATGACGAGATCCGCCTGAGCTGGCCGGTGACCGAGACCTTTGCATTTCCGATGGAGGCGCAGGCATGA
- a CDS encoding ABC transporter permease, with translation MTEAALAAPVAAPSVDRERLAAIGFVLPSFVIIAGVFALPLVLLLGVSIVDANGLTFANYKRLLGTPYYLGVVWNSLRLGLLTTLIAFLISYPAAFALARARGALRSVLLATLFLPLAASVIVKAFAWTILLRSDGIVNETLMALGIIEDPIRMIFTETALIVGAVNIFLPFMILPIYAIVAQLDSRYAEAAATLGASPVVTFVRVILPLTLPGIIAGVALVFSLSVSAYVVPTLLIGEKYPTLATAIAKAYLLAREPGFGAAAGVVLLAIAIAIVTLSARLSREPK, from the coding sequence ATGACCGAGGCGGCCCTTGCGGCGCCAGTGGCCGCGCCTTCGGTCGATCGCGAGCGGCTCGCCGCGATCGGATTCGTGCTACCGTCCTTCGTCATCATCGCCGGCGTGTTCGCGCTGCCGCTGGTGCTGCTGCTGGGCGTCAGCATCGTCGATGCCAACGGGCTGACCTTCGCGAACTACAAGCGCCTGCTCGGCACGCCCTATTATCTCGGCGTGGTCTGGAATTCCTTGCGGCTCGGGCTGCTGACGACGCTGATCGCCTTCCTGATCAGCTATCCCGCCGCCTTCGCGCTGGCGCGCGCCCGCGGCGCCTTGCGCTCCGTGCTGCTGGCGACGCTGTTCCTGCCGCTGGCGGCCAGTGTCATCGTCAAGGCGTTCGCCTGGACCATCCTGTTGCGCAGCGACGGCATCGTCAACGAGACGCTGATGGCACTCGGCATCATCGAAGATCCGATCCGCATGATTTTCACCGAGACCGCGCTGATCGTCGGCGCCGTCAACATCTTCCTGCCCTTCATGATCCTGCCGATCTACGCGATCGTAGCCCAGCTCGATTCCCGCTACGCCGAAGCCGCCGCCACGCTCGGCGCCTCGCCGGTCGTGACGTTTGTCCGCGTCATCCTGCCGCTGACCTTGCCCGGCATCATCGCCGGCGTGGCGCTGGTGTTCTCGCTCTCGGTTTCCGCCTATGTGGTGCCGACGCTGCTGATCGGTGAGAAATATCCGACGCTCGCGACCGCCATTGCAAAAGCCTATCTGCTGGCGCGCGAGCCCGGCTTCGGCGCCGCCGCCGGCGTCGTGCTGCTGGCGATTGCGATTGCCATCGTGACGCTGAGCGCGCGACTATCGCGGGAGCCGAAGTGA
- a CDS encoding ABC transporter permease, whose translation MARAAIAVCWMMAVALALFLIAPLLVIAAASFSPTPVFDLPLTGASTRWYGKIGRLDGFWPSLLLSLQIALLSTVISLISGTFAAIAIARGKLPGANIFATALVSPLMMPGLVLGIALLQGFRAVGFTAPWATLLVAHLVITLPYVARTMIAGLSRFDFTLIEAARTLGCTYPGSVLRVMVPALAPSFLIAGIFSFLASFDNYPVSIFLADVRTKTLPIRMLQYIEEAPDPTLAALSTLILLGTVILLFVSDRVVGLHRMAGTSD comes from the coding sequence ATGGCGCGCGCCGCAATCGCCGTCTGCTGGATGATGGCCGTCGCGCTGGCCTTGTTCCTGATCGCGCCGCTGCTGGTGATCGCGGCGGCAAGCTTCTCGCCGACGCCGGTGTTCGACCTGCCGCTCACGGGTGCATCGACGCGCTGGTACGGCAAGATCGGCCGGCTCGACGGCTTCTGGCCGTCGCTGCTGCTGTCGCTTCAGATCGCGCTGCTGTCGACCGTAATCTCGCTGATCTCAGGCACGTTCGCCGCGATCGCGATCGCGCGCGGAAAGCTGCCGGGCGCAAACATCTTCGCCACCGCGCTGGTGTCGCCGCTGATGATGCCGGGCCTCGTGCTCGGCATCGCGCTGCTGCAGGGCTTTCGCGCAGTCGGGTTCACCGCGCCATGGGCGACGCTGCTGGTCGCGCATCTCGTCATCACGCTGCCCTACGTCGCGCGCACGATGATCGCGGGTCTTTCGCGATTCGACTTCACGCTGATCGAGGCGGCGCGCACGCTCGGCTGCACCTATCCCGGCAGCGTGCTGCGGGTGATGGTGCCGGCCTTGGCGCCGTCATTCCTGATCGCCGGGATCTTCTCGTTCCTGGCCTCGTTCGACAATTATCCGGTGTCGATCTTCCTCGCCGACGTCCGCACCAAGACGCTGCCGATCCGCATGCTGCAATATATCGAGGAAGCGCCCGATCCGACGTTAGCTGCGCTCTCCACCCTCATCCTCCTAGGCACGGTGATCCTGCTGTTCGTCAGCGACCGCGTCGTCGGCCTGCATCGCATGGCCGGAACCTCGGACTGA
- a CDS encoding polysaccharide deacetylase family protein has protein sequence MSEINQPVSQRDFVGYRGKPPNPHWPNGARVAVSLVVNFEEGSEFSVNDGDVDNEAIYEVVHKLDGPDSCIDSHFEYGTRAAWWRIMDLFDAYGVKATVSSCGRAVERSPELARDAIARGHEVSAHGWRWQSHADMDEASEREVIAKSVATIERATGQRPVGWHTRSATSPNTRRLLVEDGGFLYDSDAYNDDLPYYREVAGQQHLVLPYAFDTNDMQYYNAARFSGDDFADYVIDAFEWLRREGEAAPKMMSVGLHLRMIGRPGRIGALERILAHITGSGAAWIAPRAAIARHWMQVVPAGV, from the coding sequence ATGAGCGAAATAAATCAACCCGTCTCACAACGCGACTTCGTCGGCTATCGCGGCAAGCCGCCCAATCCGCATTGGCCGAACGGCGCGCGCGTCGCGGTGTCGCTGGTGGTGAATTTCGAGGAGGGTTCGGAGTTTTCCGTCAACGATGGCGATGTGGACAACGAGGCGATCTACGAAGTGGTCCACAAGCTCGACGGCCCGGATTCCTGCATCGACAGTCATTTCGAATACGGCACGCGCGCCGCATGGTGGCGCATCATGGACCTGTTCGACGCCTACGGCGTCAAGGCGACGGTAAGCTCCTGTGGCCGCGCGGTCGAACGCTCGCCGGAGCTGGCGCGCGATGCCATTGCCCGCGGCCACGAGGTCTCGGCCCATGGCTGGCGCTGGCAGAGCCACGCCGACATGGACGAAGCGAGCGAACGCGAGGTCATCGCGAAGTCGGTGGCGACGATCGAACGCGCCACCGGGCAGCGCCCGGTCGGATGGCACACACGCTCGGCGACCTCACCGAACACGCGGCGCCTGCTGGTCGAAGACGGCGGGTTCCTCTACGACAGCGACGCCTATAATGACGACCTGCCCTATTACAGGGAGGTTGCAGGCCAACAGCATCTGGTGCTGCCCTACGCTTTCGACACCAACGACATGCAGTATTACAACGCCGCGCGTTTCAGCGGAGACGACTTCGCCGACTATGTCATTGACGCCTTCGAATGGCTCAGGCGCGAGGGCGAGGCAGCGCCGAAGATGATGTCAGTCGGATTGCATTTGCGCATGATCGGCCGCCCCGGCCGCATCGGTGCGCTGGAGCGGATCCTCGCACACATCACCGGAAGCGGCGCCGCGTGGATCGCGCCGCGCGCGGCGATCGCGCGGCATTGGATGCAGGTGGTGCCGGCGGGGGTGTGA
- a CDS encoding potassium/proton antiporter: protein MASLDSVSLAILLGAVLVLAGILSSLLALRFGAPLLLVFLAIGMLAGDSGPGQLQFDDVRTTYLVGSVALALILFDGGLRTRFASIRTVLAPSMVLATVGVLLTALITAPFAKYALDLNWTESLLVGAVVASTDAAAVFLLVHTQGLRLRPRVGATLEVESGTNDPFAIFLTLMLVEYISLGTGTAAHVLMEFAQEAVLGAVVGVIGGRLVVIALNKVALPQGLHAPFVTTAALVIFGGSQIMHASGFLAVYLAGIIIGNRPTRAHNSVVAFLDAATWLAQIVMFVLLGLLVSPSRLGGSVLPAVGVAFVLMLVARPIAVFVCLAPFRFNWREKIFIAWTGLRGAVAIFLASIPMLVGLSKAYLYFDVAFVVVIISLLLQGWTLGPAARKLHVALPRAERGPRRVELDLPGQLEQQLVGYPVRSKSLYFRRGLIPSWSKPTLVIRKENILTPAEAEPIAPGDYIYLLAPPEKAESLDRFFVDMQPSSAPDPHLLGDFMVSGEHTLAELAEIYGVEVGEDERGHTLADYFDVHLERAPKEGAELVLDPIVLVARSISGGRVNVVGLRLPEDEETPATLTRRQALRRKLAELWTSVAGV from the coding sequence ATGGCTTCCCTCGACAGTGTCAGCCTCGCCATATTGCTCGGCGCCGTCCTGGTGTTGGCCGGGATCCTGTCAAGCCTGCTTGCGCTGCGCTTCGGCGCGCCCCTTCTGCTCGTCTTCCTCGCGATCGGCATGCTCGCGGGCGATTCCGGTCCCGGACAGCTGCAGTTCGACGACGTCCGAACCACCTATCTGGTCGGCTCGGTCGCGCTCGCCCTGATCCTGTTCGACGGCGGCTTGCGGACCCGCTTTGCCAGCATCCGCACCGTGCTCGCGCCTTCCATGGTGCTCGCGACCGTCGGCGTGCTGCTGACCGCGCTGATCACGGCGCCGTTCGCGAAATATGCGCTCGACCTCAACTGGACGGAGTCGCTGCTGGTCGGCGCCGTGGTGGCCTCGACTGACGCGGCCGCAGTGTTCCTGCTGGTGCATACACAGGGCCTGCGCCTGCGCCCGCGCGTCGGCGCGACGCTGGAGGTGGAATCCGGCACCAACGATCCCTTCGCGATCTTCCTGACCCTGATGCTGGTCGAGTACATCTCGCTGGGAACGGGCACGGCCGCGCATGTGCTGATGGAGTTCGCCCAGGAGGCCGTGCTGGGCGCCGTCGTCGGGGTGATCGGCGGGCGTCTGGTCGTCATCGCGCTCAACAAGGTCGCGCTGCCGCAGGGCCTCCACGCGCCGTTTGTCACCACCGCTGCGCTCGTCATCTTCGGCGGCTCGCAGATCATGCACGCCTCAGGCTTCCTCGCGGTCTATCTCGCCGGCATCATCATCGGCAACCGCCCGACGCGCGCGCATAATTCGGTGGTGGCCTTCCTGGACGCCGCGACCTGGCTGGCCCAGATCGTGATGTTCGTGCTGCTCGGCCTGCTGGTCTCGCCGAGCCGGCTTGGCGGCAGCGTGCTGCCGGCGGTGGGGGTCGCATTCGTCCTGATGCTGGTGGCGCGGCCGATCGCGGTGTTCGTGTGCCTGGCGCCGTTCCGCTTCAACTGGCGCGAAAAGATCTTTATCGCCTGGACCGGCCTACGCGGCGCGGTCGCGATCTTCCTGGCCTCGATCCCGATGCTGGTCGGGCTGTCGAAGGCCTATCTCTATTTCGACGTCGCCTTCGTCGTCGTCATCATCTCGCTCCTGCTGCAGGGCTGGACCCTGGGGCCGGCCGCGCGCAAGCTCCATGTTGCGCTCCCGCGCGCCGAACGCGGCCCGCGCCGTGTCGAACTGGATCTGCCTGGGCAGCTCGAGCAGCAGCTCGTCGGCTATCCGGTGCGGTCCAAGAGCCTGTATTTCCGCCGCGGCCTGATCCCGTCCTGGTCGAAGCCGACGCTCGTGATCCGCAAGGAGAACATCTTGACGCCGGCGGAAGCCGAGCCGATCGCGCCCGGCGATTACATCTATCTGCTGGCGCCGCCGGAAAAGGCCGAATCGCTCGACCGCTTCTTCGTCGACATGCAGCCGAGCTCGGCGCCGGACCCGCATCTGCTGGGCGACTTCATGGTCTCCGGCGAGCACACGCTCGCCGAGCTCGCGGAGATCTACGGCGTGGAGGTCGGCGAGGACGAGCGCGGGCACACGCTCGCTGATTATTTCGACGTCCATCTCGAACGCGCGCCGAAAGAGGGGGCGGAGCTCGTGCTGGATCCGATCGTACTTGTGGCGCGCTCGATCTCCGGCGGCCGCGTCAATGTCGTCGGCCTGCGCCTTCCGGAAGACGAAGAAACGCCCGCGACGTTGACCCGCAGGCAGGCCCTGCGGCGCAAGCTGGCGGAGCTGTGGACGTCGGTGGCGGGGGTTTAG
- a CDS encoding mechanosensitive ion channel domain-containing protein, which produces MDMDLKDFMEFVQTTARSVGAEISSPWFYLQFGLILAAAGIAYAAEAAVRSRVDMTSLAMRWPLPLRHFVRVMVSSASTAVFTLLVIVSRVVMYHATWPSRSYLLMVAAKLGLAWLAIRLLTSVLRNAFIVKLVSIMAWFVAALSILGQLDATVDLLDSFAIVLGGLRLTPLLVIKAGALLLIALWLTNIASNFAESRINSTTDLTPSVQVLLVKIIRIGLLAVAIVIALGTVGIDLSALAVFSGAVGVGIGIGLQKIVANFISGIILLADKSVKPGDLVTIGDNTGRISAMKTRYISVAAGDGREFLVPNEDLVTQKVVNWTYTDKNTLVKIAFGTNYDADPRLVCKLAAETAAAHPRAQKGKPPNSILTEFAEAGMKFSLTFWIADPDGMDNVKSDVMLALWDAFKREGIRVPYPVREIRIRGGALPVETTVEVPN; this is translated from the coding sequence ATAGACATGGACCTCAAAGACTTCATGGAGTTCGTGCAGACCACCGCGCGAAGCGTCGGGGCCGAAATCTCCTCGCCCTGGTTCTACCTGCAATTCGGGCTCATTCTGGCCGCGGCCGGCATCGCCTATGCCGCGGAAGCCGCCGTTCGCAGCCGGGTCGACATGACCTCGCTGGCGATGCGCTGGCCGCTGCCGCTCCGGCACTTCGTCCGGGTGATGGTCTCCAGCGCCTCGACGGCCGTGTTCACCCTGCTCGTGATCGTCTCGCGCGTGGTGATGTACCACGCGACCTGGCCGAGCCGCAGCTATCTCCTGATGGTCGCCGCCAAGCTGGGCCTGGCCTGGCTCGCGATCCGGCTCTTGACCTCGGTGCTGCGCAACGCCTTCATCGTCAAGCTGGTGTCGATCATGGCCTGGTTCGTCGCGGCGCTCTCGATCCTCGGCCAACTCGATGCGACGGTCGACCTGCTCGACTCCTTCGCCATCGTGCTCGGCGGCCTGCGGCTGACGCCGCTGCTGGTGATCAAGGCCGGCGCGCTGCTGCTCATCGCGCTCTGGCTCACTAACATCGCCAGCAATTTCGCCGAGAGCCGGATCAACTCGACCACCGATCTGACGCCGTCGGTGCAGGTGCTGCTGGTCAAGATCATCCGCATCGGCCTGCTTGCAGTCGCGATCGTGATCGCGCTCGGCACGGTCGGCATCGATCTCTCGGCGCTCGCGGTGTTCTCAGGCGCGGTCGGTGTCGGCATCGGTATCGGCCTGCAGAAGATCGTCGCCAATTTCATCTCGGGGATCATCCTGCTCGCCGACAAATCGGTGAAGCCGGGCGATCTCGTCACCATCGGCGACAACACCGGGCGGATCAGCGCGATGAAGACGCGCTATATTTCCGTCGCCGCAGGCGATGGCCGCGAATTCCTGGTGCCGAACGAGGATCTGGTGACGCAAAAAGTCGTCAACTGGACCTACACCGACAAGAACACGCTGGTGAAAATCGCCTTCGGCACCAATTACGACGCGGACCCGCGGCTGGTCTGCAAGCTCGCCGCCGAGACCGCGGCCGCGCATCCGCGCGCGCAGAAGGGCAAGCCGCCGAATTCCATCCTGACCGAGTTCGCCGAAGCCGGGATGAAGTTCTCGCTGACCTTCTGGATCGCCGACCCCGACGGCATGGACAACGTCAAGAGCGACGTGATGCTGGCGCTGTGGGACGCCTTCAAGCGCGAGGGCATCCGGGTTCCCTACCCCGTCCGCGAAATCCGCATCCGCGGCGGTGCGCTGCCGGTGGAAACCACCGTAGAAGTCCCGAATTGA
- the map gene encoding type I methionyl aminopeptidase — MSYVEATDTSLRKTGQIKLHGPSAFAGMRKAGALVAKCLDELTDIVGPGVPTDRIDQFVRDFAFSNNAYPATLMYRGYRYSTCTSLNHVVCHGMPGDRPLKEGDIVNIDVTFIVDGWYGDSSRMYAVGPIARKAERLIEVTYEAMIRGIAAVKPGATTGDIGHAIQSFVEPQAMSVVRDFCGHGLGRMFHDEPNIIHIGRPGEGVQLKPGMFFTIEPMINLGKPHVKILSDGWTAVTRDRSLSAQFEHSVGVTATGVEIFTLSERHGEKQIG, encoded by the coding sequence ATGAGCTACGTCGAAGCTACCGATACCTCGCTCCGCAAGACCGGGCAGATCAAGCTGCATGGACCAAGCGCCTTTGCCGGCATGCGCAAGGCGGGAGCGCTGGTGGCGAAGTGCCTGGACGAGCTCACCGACATCGTCGGGCCCGGCGTTCCGACCGACCGCATCGACCAGTTCGTCCGCGACTTCGCCTTCAGCAACAATGCCTATCCGGCGACGCTGATGTATCGCGGCTACCGCTATTCGACCTGCACCTCGCTCAACCACGTGGTCTGCCACGGCATGCCTGGCGACCGTCCGCTGAAAGAGGGCGACATCGTCAACATCGACGTCACCTTCATCGTCGACGGCTGGTACGGCGATTCCAGCCGGATGTATGCAGTCGGCCCGATCGCCCGCAAGGCCGAGCGGCTGATCGAGGTGACCTATGAGGCGATGATACGCGGCATCGCCGCGGTGAAGCCCGGCGCCACCACCGGCGACATCGGCCATGCCATCCAGAGTTTCGTCGAGCCGCAGGCCATGAGCGTGGTGCGCGATTTCTGCGGCCATGGCCTCGGGCGCATGTTCCACGACGAGCCGAACATCATCCATATCGGCCGGCCCGGCGAGGGCGTGCAGCTCAAGCCCGGCATGTTCTTCACAATCGAGCCGATGATCAATCTCGGCAAGCCGCATGTGAAGATCCTCTCCGATGGCTGGACCGCCGTGACCCGCGACCGCTCGCTATCGGCGCAGTTCGAGCATTCCGTCGGCGTCACCGCGACAGGCGTCGAGATCTTCACGCTGTCGGAGCGGCACGGCGAGAAGCAGATCGGGTGA
- the radC gene encoding DNA repair protein RadC: protein MPAKPDHDKSKPEEAPHYLGHRERLRERFYSAGADALSDYELLEMALFPALPRRDTKPLAKSLIKIFGSFAEVVHAPVARLREVDGIGESAIHQLKLLAAAAHRVAKGGVNSRNALSSWNEVIDYCRTSMAFAEKEQFRLLFLDKRNQLIADEVQQTGTVDHTPVYPREVIKRALELSATALILVHNHPSGDPSPSQADIQMTKAIIDIAKPLGIAVHDHIIVGKSGHASLRGMRLI from the coding sequence ATGCCTGCCAAGCCCGACCACGACAAGAGCAAGCCCGAAGAAGCGCCGCACTATCTCGGCCATCGCGAACGGCTGCGCGAGCGCTTCTACAGCGCCGGTGCGGACGCGCTCAGCGACTACGAGCTGCTGGAGATGGCGCTGTTTCCGGCGCTGCCGCGGCGTGACACCAAGCCGCTGGCGAAGTCGCTGATCAAGATTTTCGGCTCGTTTGCCGAGGTCGTGCATGCACCGGTGGCGCGCCTGCGCGAGGTGGACGGCATTGGCGAATCCGCGATCCATCAGCTCAAGCTGCTCGCGGCGGCGGCGCATCGCGTCGCCAAGGGCGGGGTCAACAGCCGCAACGCGCTGTCGTCCTGGAACGAGGTGATCGACTATTGCCGCACCAGCATGGCGTTCGCCGAGAAGGAGCAGTTTCGCCTGCTGTTCCTCGACAAGCGCAACCAGCTGATCGCCGACGAGGTACAGCAGACCGGCACCGTCGATCACACCCCGGTCTATCCGCGCGAGGTGATCAAGCGCGCGCTGGAATTGTCCGCGACGGCGCTGATCCTGGTGCACAACCACCCCTCAGGCGATCCCTCCCCTTCACAGGCCGACATCCAGATGACCAAGGCGATCATCGACATCGCAAAGCCGCTCGGGATTGCGGTGCACGACCACATCATCGTCGGCAAGAGCGGGCATGCGAGTTTGCGCGGGATGCGGCTGATCTAG
- a CDS encoding glycine zipper domain-containing protein, giving the protein MLRGLRIGSFAIAACLAVVMAMPAHEAAAQDAIGGAILGGVGGAIVGGAIGGGRGAAIGAVVGAGTGAAIASEGERRRSGYYAYQRGCYMQRRDGSYVPVDPRYCY; this is encoded by the coding sequence ATGCTTCGAGGTCTTCGCATTGGAAGTTTCGCTATCGCGGCATGTCTGGCGGTTGTGATGGCGATGCCGGCTCATGAGGCGGCAGCGCAGGACGCCATTGGCGGTGCCATCCTCGGCGGCGTCGGTGGAGCGATCGTGGGGGGCGCTATCGGCGGAGGCCGTGGCGCGGCCATCGGCGCTGTCGTCGGTGCCGGCACGGGCGCTGCGATCGCCTCCGAGGGCGAACGCCGCCGCTCCGGCTATTACGCCTATCAGCGCGGCTGCTACATGCAGCGCCGGGACGGCTCCTACGTCCCGGTCGATCCGCGCTATTGCTACTAG
- a CDS encoding peptidoglycan-binding protein produces the protein MISFESLKSEYEQNWANLEIRPARLSDANAVARKAINGKATYQQIERLTGVPWYFAALCHYRESNFDFDTYLGNGETLHRVTTLVPKGRGPFATFVDGAVDAFRIENFVGAHDWAIARILFRLEGFNGFGYHAKGCNSPYLYGGSTLYGPPEARAGKFVRDHVFDSGHVDSQLGTAVILHAMMSLDSSITLDGSPQFASRAEPEDDAASTIVLMQQALNKLGANPPLAEDGVSGPKTRAAVSQFQQQNGLRDTGLLDGATVAALTRAVQSGPTGSSGDVSRIMKRLEDLAQLLRPPVGAVIPATTASGNTLPATNDPISLFERLFSLVNKTAPMPGPLTPTSPAPVDQLKQVVDLLGTLLNRDGKPVLGQVNGALGDTIGKMLDGKKTALGIGGSLITALLSSVTASPNAGGLAGLLGTLVSAVPGLGQFAMPISLALTAWGVLGKMEKWAQGTAPPPKPTT, from the coding sequence ATGATTTCATTCGAGAGTTTGAAAAGCGAATACGAGCAGAATTGGGCCAATCTCGAGATCCGGCCTGCACGCCTCTCCGACGCGAACGCGGTCGCACGCAAGGCCATCAACGGCAAGGCGACCTATCAGCAGATCGAGCGGTTGACCGGCGTCCCCTGGTATTTCGCTGCCCTCTGCCACTACCGCGAGTCCAATTTCGATTTCGACACTTATCTCGGCAACGGCGAAACGCTTCATCGCGTGACGACGCTCGTTCCGAAGGGGCGCGGTCCGTTTGCCACGTTCGTGGACGGCGCCGTGGACGCCTTCAGGATCGAGAATTTCGTCGGCGCTCACGATTGGGCGATCGCGCGGATTCTGTTCCGGCTCGAAGGGTTCAACGGCTTCGGCTATCACGCCAAGGGCTGCAATTCGCCCTATCTCTATGGCGGTTCGACGCTGTATGGCCCGCCCGAGGCAAGAGCCGGCAAATTCGTCCGCGATCATGTGTTCGATTCGGGTCACGTCGATTCCCAGCTCGGCACCGCGGTGATCCTGCATGCAATGATGTCGCTGGATTCCTCGATCACCCTCGACGGCAGCCCGCAATTCGCGAGCCGCGCCGAACCGGAGGACGACGCGGCGTCGACGATAGTTCTCATGCAGCAGGCGCTCAACAAGCTCGGCGCCAATCCGCCGCTCGCCGAGGACGGCGTCAGCGGACCGAAGACCAGGGCCGCTGTCTCGCAGTTTCAGCAGCAGAACGGCTTGAGAGATACCGGACTTCTCGACGGCGCCACGGTCGCCGCCCTCACGCGCGCTGTGCAGTCGGGCCCCACCGGATCGAGCGGCGATGTGTCCAGGATCATGAAGCGGCTAGAGGACCTCGCGCAATTGCTGCGGCCGCCGGTCGGCGCCGTGATCCCGGCAACGACGGCATCGGGCAACACGCTGCCCGCCACCAATGATCCGATCAGCCTTTTCGAACGGCTATTTTCCCTCGTCAACAAGACGGCCCCCATGCCAGGACCCCTCACCCCGACCAGCCCCGCCCCCGTCGATCAGTTGAAGCAGGTCGTCGACCTGCTCGGCACTTTGCTCAACCGGGACGGCAAGCCCGTCCTCGGCCAGGTCAATGGCGCGCTCGGCGATACCATCGGCAAGATGCTCGACGGCAAGAAGACTGCGCTCGGCATCGGCGGCTCGCTGATCACAGCGCTGCTCTCTTCGGTGACGGCGAGCCCCAACGCTGGCGGTCTTGCCGGGTTGCTCGGGACGCTGGTGTCGGCGGTGCCGGGCCTCGGCCAATTCGCGATGCCGATCTCCCTGGCGCTCACGGCCTGGGGCGTGCTCGGCAAGATGGAGAAGTGGGCCCAGGGCACCGCGCCGCCGCCCAAGCCGACGACGTAG